The genomic stretch GGAACGGTAGAATCGGGAGTAAAACAAATTAGGGAAAGAATAAAAATCAGAGGGGCACAATGGAAAAAAGAGTCTGTGAATAAAATATTACAGTTACGCTGTGCTTATCTCAATGGAGACTTAGGACTATTTACTCAAACAGGTTAATTTAATTCTTGTTGTCACTTCCTATATGGTTTTCTCTTCTTATAAGAATGGGATACTCTTCTTTTTCTCTATTATAATTTGTAATTCGAGGTTCAGTTCACAAGTTAGTATTTAGTGAACTTTTATGATTGTTAACAATAATTAAATTTTAAGTTATTTAAAAAAATGAATTTTATTCGCATTTTAGCGATCGCAACTAATGGTTTTCGAGAAGTAATTAGAGATCGTATTTTATATGTACTGGGTTTCTTTGTATTATTACTTGTGTTAGCATCTCGCATTTTGCCACCTATTGCAGTCAGTGCAGACGGAAAAATTTTTTTAGATTTAGGTATTGGTGCTATAAGTTTATTAGGTGCGATCGTAGCAATTTTTGTAGGTACAGGATTAATTAATAAAGAGATTGAAAAACGAACTGTGTTAATTCTTGTACCAAAGCCTCTGACTACCACAGAGTTTATTTTGGGAAAACACTTAGGTTTATCCGGTGTACTTTTCGTATTGGTAGGAACTATGACTACCTTTTATTTTATATTAATGAATTTATTGGGTATAACTTATCCCTTTCAAAGCTTGCTAATTGCGATCACATATATTTTATTAGAATTAATGCTATTGATAGCTATAGCCATGACTTTCGGAGTATTTACCAGTTCTATTTTAGCCACACTTTTGAGCTTTGGTGTGTATATAATGGGGCATTTAAGTAAAGATCTGTTAGAATTAGGTAAAATCACGGAAAATGTTGGAATAGAGAGAATAACAAAAACTCTTTTCTTAATTCTGCCAGATTTGGAAAGATTAAACTTAAAAAATGAAGCAGTTTACAATATCTTACCAAATACAGGGGAATTAATTAACAGTTTAATTTATGGGGTTCTGTACATAATTCTTTTATTAACTATTACAATTACTATATTTTCTCGTCGTCAATTCTAAAAGTTGTTGACTACCTTCCATTTTTAGCTAAAATAAATTTAAAAAATATGGAAAACAACCTAATTTTAGACAGAGTTGATTCCAACGAAATTCATGATTATTTGCTTTTTTTGTTGGAAACTTCAGATGAAATTAACTTTTTTTGTGAATCTAGTTATCAGATACTTTCTAATTATTTAAAGTTGAATAGTTTCATTGTAACCAGTTTCTCTGAAAATACTGATCAATGTGAGATTGTTTATCAAAATTTTAACACAACATCTTCTGAAGAATATTTATCCACTGTTTTTTCTCTAGTAAATAAATCTTTAGAAGATAAATTAAAAAGAAAAATTTATTTCAATTTTCATAATAATATCAATAATTATTTTGAGGGTTTTTGTCATTTAACTAATCATAACAATAATAGCTATTTTTATTTATTATCTCTACAATTTAAAGGAAAATATATTGGAAATTTATTAATAGATTTTGAAAAGTTTTATAAAACAGAAAATGAAGCAAAAAAAGTTATTATTTTACTTGGTAAATATCTAGCTATTTATCTTTATGAAAAACTATTAGAATTTAAACAACAAGATTTAGAAAAACAGAAACAAAAGTTAAATCAAAGTAAAGAAAATCAAAGTGAATATTTGTCAAAAATGAATCACGAGTTAAGAACTCCAATTTCTGCGGTTATAGGTTTTGCAAAAATGTTACAGCAACAGCTATACGGTGAATTAAATGCAAAACAAGCTCAATATGTAGATGCAATTTATCAATCAGGAAAGTATTTGTTAGATTTAATTAGTGATTTATTGGATATATCAAAAATTGAAGCCAATAAAGAGGATTTATATATTGAAAAAATTTTAGTAAATGAGTTGTGTGAATCTTCCTTAGCTTTAATAAAAACTAATGCTGAACAACGAGGACTAAAATTAATTCTCACCATTGAAGATAGTATAAAGTATTGTTATATCGATCGACGTCGCATTCAACAAGTATTAGTGAATTTGTTGTCTAACGCCGTAAAATTTACTGAAACTGGTTTTATTACTCTTGATGTAAAAGAGGAGAATAATTGTATATTTTTTAGAGTGATTGATACAGGTATTGGAATTAGTCAAGAATCACAAAAAAAATTATTTCTTCCCTTTTCTCAATTAAATACTCATCTTCATAGACAATCGAAAGGTAGTGGTTTAGGACTCGTTATTTCTCGTGAATTAGCTAAACTTCATGGAGGAGATATTACCTTAATTTCAGAAGAAAATAAGGGTAGTTGTTTCACTTTATATCTTCCCCAAGTTCATAAATAAATAGTTTTATTCGGGAAAAAATTGTTGTACAAATGCTAAATTAGCGGTGTCTCTTAGAATAAGAAATATTCCTAAACCTAGTAATAAAACTAATCCTGTTTGCATGATCCCCTCTTGTAATTTGTTAGGCAGAGGTTTTCCCATAATTCCTTCTACAGCTAAAAATGCCAATTGTCCGCCGTCAAGGGCCGGTAAAGGTAAAATGTTGATAATAGCTAAGTTAATACTAATTAAAGCTCCAAACTGAAATAAGTTACCTAAATCATTCTTGGCTAATTCTGCTCCCACCGCTACGATCGCAATTGGCCCCGCTACTTGTTTTACATTTTCCTGAAAATTACTAATTAATTGAGCAAAACCTTGTATAGTCAGTTTTGTATAACGTTCAAATTGTTCCGCTCCCACGGTAAATGCTTCTACAATATCATGAGGACGACGTTTGATAAATGCCCCATTAGGTGCTAACATCACCCCTATTTTTCCTTTTCCATTATCCGATAATTCTGGTGTTACAGGTAAAATAAAAGTCTCATTACCTCTTTTCACCGTGAATTTTAAACTTTCATTGGGAGATTCTTGAATAGTTTTTCTTAAAGTCTCTAAAGCAGTTTCTTCGGCCGGTAATATTTGATTATTGATACCCAGAATAATATCTCCTTTTTGCAATCCTGCACTTAAAGCAGGGGAATTCACCTCTGTGATAATTTCGGGAATCAAAACACCGGGTTGATAGTTTATATCTTGTATGCCAACAGTTATAGCTTGACTTACTAATAAAAAATAAGCAAAAATTAGATTGGCAATGACTCCGGCACTAATTACGATCGCACGATCGAAGACTGGACGATTACGGAGTAGATTAGGATCATCTAAAGAAATGTTACTATCAGGATCATCATCAGGAAAACCCACATAACCACCTAAGGGGAAAGCTCTTAATGCGTATTCTGTTTCCTTTCCATCATACTTAGCCAACACAGGCCCAAAGCCGATGGAAAATTTACTTACACGAATACCCTGTAATCTTGCCGCTCCAAAATGTCCTAATTCATGAACTACGATTAATAAACCTAAAACTGCGATCGCCGCCAATACTGACATAGTATCTAATTTTACTTACAAAATTCTTTAGAGTCTATTATAACCTCAGTTACTATGAACAATCATTGAGACTTGAAATGAAACCTAAAAAAATTAGTTTTTTCCGATATTACCTGAGTTCGAGGTATTAAACTTTAACTAATATCTAATTCGGATCATCAGTTATAACAATACTTTGCGTCATGAGCGGTCTTTGCGAGAAATTCTACTATTATTATTCAATAGTTTTGAATCAATTATTCTCATATTTCCCTATTCTCTATTCCTTTTTTCCTCTCTTTACCGATAATTTTATAGTTCACCCTTGGTAATATTGATAGGGCAATTAGATTAACAATTGACAAACATTCAAAAAATAAGATAAGATCATAGATTGTCACTGGTACGATATACTAGAGGCAAATTATATTTATATATACAGAAATGGTGTATAAAAAGCATATCTTATGCCAACTATTCAACAATTAATTCGTAGCGAACGCGCCTTAATTCAAAAGAAAACTAAATCTCCAGCCCTTAAAGAATGTCCTCAGCGTCGTGGGGTTTGTACAAGAGTTTATACTACAACTCCCAAAAAACCTAACTCAGCATTGAGAAAAGTAGCAAGGGTTCGTTTAACTTCTGGTTTTGAAGTAACTGCATATATTCCCGGTATTGGTCATAACCTTCAGGAACACTCCGTAGTGTTAATTAGAGGTGGCAGGGTGAAAGATTTACCCGGTGTAAGATACCACATAGTTAGAGGAACTCTTGATGCAACAGGAGTAAAAGACAGAAAGCAAGGACGCTCTAAATATGGAGCAAAACGTCCGAAAGCCTAGAATAAGAAAACATAATTAAAAATAAAAGAGATTTAATTTTCGGTGTAGAAATTTAAAACTCTCCTTTTTGTTGTGTTATCCATCACTAGATTAAATAATTAATTCCATAGTAATTTTTTAAGGATAAATATAATGTCTCGTAGAAGTAAAGCTAAAGTGGTGGAAGTTCCACCAGATCCCCTTTATAACAGTCGCTTGGTTAACATGACCATCCGTAGAATCATGAAAGATGGGAAAAAATCTCTCGCCGCTAGAATTTTATATGATGCTTTAAGTATCATTGCTGAAAGAACTGGCACTGAAGCGATGGAAACTTTTGAAAAAGCTATCAAAAACCTTACCCCTTTAGTAGAAGTAAAAGCCAGACGGGTTGGTGGTGCAACTTATCAAGTACCTATGGAAGTTCGTACTTCTCGTGGTAGTAGTCTAGCTTTGCGTTGGTTGATCCAATTTTCTCGTAAAAGAAGCGGTAAAACTATGTCTATGAAATTGGCTAACGAAATCATGGACGCCGCTAATGAAACTGGTGGAGCAATCAAAAAAAGAGAAGAAACCCATAAAATGGCTGAAGCTAACAAGGCTTTTGCTCATTATCGTTACTAAGACTTTTATAAGAAGTTAGGCAACAACCCAAGCAAATTAATTAATAATTAAAATATCTCAATTGATTTTTTTTATTTTGCGACACATTTAATCTACATTTTTTCAATTTACTTTCCTAAGAGTGGTAAGTTTTGTAAAGAACAGTGTAGAATAGTAAACGGTGTCAATTTTTAGCAGAAATAACCTGAAAAGTATTGCTCTAAGTAAAAGGAGGTAACTGTGGCTCGTACAATTCCCCTAGAAAAAGTCCGTAACATTGGTATTGCGGCTCATATAGATGCGGGTAAAACCACAACAACAGAAAGAATACTTTTTTACTCTGGTATTGTTCACAAGATCGGGGAAGTTCATGATGGAAATGCTGTGACTGACTGGATGGAACAGGAAAGAGAGCGGGGTATAACCATTACTGCCGCTGCTATTAGTACTGATTGGAGAGGTCATCACATTAACATTATCGATACCCCCGGCCACGTTGATTTTACCATTGAAGTAGAACGATCGATGCGCGTCTTAGACGGAGTTATCGCAGTATTTTGTTCTGTGGGAGGAGTTCAGCCTCAGTCGGAAACGGTTTGGCGACAAGCCGATCGATATAAAGTACCTCGTATTGCTTTTGTCAATAAAATGGATCGTACAGGAGCAAATTTCTTAAAGGTATATAAACAGGTAAAAGAGCGTTTAAGAGCTCCTGCTGTTGCTATTCAAATTCCCATCGGTAGTGAAGAAAAATTCCAAGGCATCGTGGATTTAATTACCATGAAAGCCCACATCTATTTAGATGATTTAGGAGAACAAATCAAAATTGCTGATATTCCCACAGATATATTGGAATTAGCCCAAGAATATCGAGGCTATCTGGTGGAAGCCGTCGCAGAATCAGACGAAAATCTGTTGGAGAAATATTTGGGAGAAGAAGAAATTACCGAACAAGAAATTAAATTAGCCCTGCGTCATGGTACTTTAACAGGTGCTTTAATTCCCATGTTGTGCGGTTCAGCTTTTAAAAATAAAGGTGTACAACTGCTTTTAGATGCGGTGGTGGATTATTTGCCAGCACCAACGGAAGTACCAGCCATTAAAGGGATTTTGCCCGATGGTGAAGAAGGAGTAAGACACTCTAGCGATGATGAACCTTTCTCCGCTTTAGCCTTTAAAATTGCATCAGATCCCTATGGTCGTTTAACATTCATTAGGGTTTATTCTGGGGTGTTGACTAAAGGTACTTATGTATATAATGCTACCAAAAACAAAAAAGAACGCATCTCCCGTTTAATTATCCTCAAGGCAAACGATCGCATCGAGGTGGATGAATTAAGGGCAGGAGATTTAGGGGCGATTATCGGGTTAAAATTAACCACCACAGGTGACACTTTATGTGATGATCAAAATCCCATCATTTTAGAGTCGTTATATGTACCTGAACCAGTTATTTCTGTGGCAGTGGAACCAAAAACTACCCAAGATATGGATAAGTTATCCAAAGCCTTACAATCTCTTTCTGACGAAGATCCAACCTTTAAAGTGAGCGTTGATCCTGAAACTAATCAAACGGTGATCGCTGGTATGGGAGAATTACATTTAGAGATTCTAGTCGATCGAATGTTGCGAGAGTTTAAAGTAGAAGCCCATGTAGGACAACCTCAAGTAGCTTATCGTGAGACTATTCGTAAGGCAGTAAGAGCCGAAGGCAAATTTATTCGTCAAAGTGGCGGAAAAGGGCAATATGGTCATGTGGTAATCGAAATCGAGCCTCAAGAAGAAGGTAAAGGCTTTGAATTTGTATCGAAAATCGTAGGTGGTACAATTCCCAAAGAATATATCCCCTCCATCGGTCAAGGCATCAAAGAAGCCTGTGAATCTGGTATAATGGCAGGTTATCCCGTAATAGATCTCAAAGTTACTCTCATTGATGGTTCATTCCACGATGTGGACTCATCGGAAATGGCGTTTAAAATTGCCGGTTCAATGGCAATTCGGGATGGTGTTGAAAAAGCAGCACCTGTATTGTTAGAACCAATGATGAAAGTTGAGGTAGAAGTACCAGACAATTTCTTAGGAGATGTCATGGGAGATCTTAACTCTCGTCGTGGCACGATCGAAGGCATGAACTCAGAAGATAGTATTGCTAAAGTTACAGCCAAAGTTCCTTTAGGGGCGATGTTCGGATATGCGACTGATATTCGCTCTAAGACCCAAGGACGTGGTATATTTAGCATGGAGTTCAGTAATTATGCCGAAGTTCCTAGCAATGTGGCAAATACCATTATTGCTAAAAATAGAGGTTATCTATAGCAGAAGGCAAAAGTTAAAATCTGATGTCTCCGATAATGTACTCTGTAATATTAATTAATTTAATTCATTAAATAAAGGAAAAACAAAGAAAATGGCACGGGAAAAATTTGAAAGAACGAAACCCCACGTTAATATTGGTACGATCGGTCACGTTGACCACGGTAAAACTACTCTTACCGCAGCTATTACCTTAACTTTATCTGCACTCGGTCAAGCAAAAGCTCGTAAATACGATGAAATCGACGCAGCTCCCGAAGAAAAAGCTCGTGGTATTACCATCAACACCGCTCACGTTGAATACGAATCTCCCGATCGTCACTATGCTCACGTTGACTGTCCCGGCCACGCTGACTATGTTAAAAACATGATCACTGGTGCGGCTCAAATGGATGGAGCTATTTTAGTAGTATCTGCTGCGGATGGTCCTATGCCTCAAACCCGTGAACACATTCTCTTAGCTAGACAGGTTGGCGTACCTAGTCTCGTTGTATTCTTAAACAAAGAAGATCAAGTGGATGACGCTGAATTATTAGAACTCGTTGAATTAGAAGTTCGTGAATTATTAACTGAGTATGGTTTCCCTGGAGATGATATTCCTATCGTTGCTGGTTCTGCTTTAAGAGCTGTTGAGCAAATGACTGCTAATCCCAAAACCCAAAAAGGTGAAAACGAGTGGACTGATAAAATTCATGCTCTCATGGAAGCAGTAGATAACTATATCCCTACCCCTGAGCGTGACATTGACAAGCCTTTCTTAATGGCTGTGGAAGATGTATTCTCCATCACTGGTCGTGGTACTGTTGCTACTGGTCGTATTGAACGTGGAAAAGTTAAAGTTCAAGAAACCGTAGAATTAGTTGGTATTCGTGACACCCGTAGCACCACTGTTACCGGGGTTGAAATGTTCCAAAAAACCTTAGACGAAGGTATGGCCGGAGACAACGTAGGTGTTCTTCTTCGTGGTGTACAAAAAGAAGATATTGAACGTGGTATGGTATTAGCTAAACCCGGTTCTATTACTCCTCACACCAAGTTTGAAGCGGAAGTTTACGTTCTCAAAAAAGAAGAAGGTGGTCGTCATACTCCTTTCTTCCCCGGATACCGTCCTCAGTTTTATGTGCGTACCACTGACGTAACTGGAACTATCAGTGACTTTACTGCTGATGATGGTAGCGCTGCTGAAATGGTTATGCCAGGCGATCGTATCAAAATGACCGTTGAATTAATCAACCCCATTGCGATCGAGCAAGGTATGCGTTTTGCTATTCGTGAAGGTGGCCGTACCATTGGTGCGGGTGCTGTAGCTAAAATCTTAAAATAAGCTGACATGATAGGGGGTACAGATAGTTTTGTGCGCCCCCTTTTTGTCGCTATTTAAGCCCTTTTACCAAGACAAAAGATAAAACAAAATTACCCTTATTATTCCCAAGTATTAGTAGTAATAAGTGTTCATTGTTCCTTGTTAACTGTTCATTGTCTTCCGTACCTTGAAAATTTACACACATACAAAATATTAATCATGGCCACATTACAACAACAAAAAATTCGTATTCGTCTTAAAGCATTTGATCGTCGTTTACTCGATACATCTTGTACCAAAATTGTTGAAACAGCTAATCGTACCAATGCGCAACCAGTAGGCCCTATTCCTCTCCCTACAAAACGTAAAATTTATTGTGTGCTGAGATCTCCCCACGTTGATAAGGATTCGAGAGAACATTTTGAAACCCGTACTCATCGGCGTGTTATAGATATATATCAACCTTCTTCTAAAACGATCGATGCTTTGATGAAATTAGATTTACCTGCAGGGGTAGATATTGAAGTAAAACTCTAAATATTTGTTGTTTAAAATAACTAACCATCAATGGTTATTTTCGGATCATTAAACCCTAAATGCTATAATAGTAAATTGTGCCAATTTAGATAAAACCATGCCAAAATTAAAAACCAAAAAATCTGCGGCTAAACGTTTTCGTATTACTGGAAGTGGGAAAAAAATTGTCCGCCGTAAAGCAAATAAAAATCACCTATTAGAACATAAAAGTAAAGAACAAAAACGTCGTCGTTTAAGTAATCTTGCTTTAGTGCATGAGAATGACGAAAAAGAAGTTCGTTTAATGTTACCTTACGCCTAAAAAATTAAGTTTATTTAATTTATTCCTCATCAAATTTAATTGTAAAAAAAATGACCAGAGTAAAAAGAGGTAACGTCGCCCGTAAAAGACGTAATAAAATTTTAAAGTTAGCTAAAGGCTTTCGTGGTTCACATTCTAAGCTATTTCGTACCGCTAACCAGCAGGTGATGAAAGCCCTTCGTAATGCTTACCGAGATCGTCGTAAGAAGAAAAGAGATTTTCGTCGTCTTTGGATTGCTCGTATCAATGCAGCAGCTAGACTTCAAGGTATTAGCTACAGTCAGTTAATTAACAAGTTGGATAAGGCTAATATTGTATTAAATCGTAAAATTTTGGCGCAGTTAGCTATTCAAGATGCTGATGCCTTTCAAAAAGTTGTTGAATTAGCTGTTAACAGTTGAAATCTCGATCGAATTACATATTAATAAAAGAGTGTTCAAAAGCAGTTCTTAACGCTTAAGGACACTTTTTTTGTTTTCATAAATTTTGTCTTGTATGTTTTGTTATTACAGAATAAAGTCTTTTATTCGTCAGTTAAATCTAATTTTCTGTTAACTTATAGTAATAACTTTGAGTTTTAAGAGAAAATATAGTTATGTCACAATTTATTGTCACTTTGATTGTTACTGCTATCTCTATGATAGTAACAGCTAAAGTTATCCCCGGTATCGTGATTAATAGTGTTCAAGCCTCTTTAATTGGTGCCTTTGTGTTTGGTCTTGTTAATGCTATTGTGAAACCACTTTTAATTTTATTCACCCTTCCAGCTACAATTCTGAGTCTTGGTTTATTTTTGTTTGTTGTGAATGCACTTTGTTTTTGGCTGGTAGCTTATTTTACTCCCGGATTTGAAGTTAAAGGTTTTTTTGATGCCCTTTTCGGTTCAGTTTTGTTATCTCTTGTGGCTGGTTTCTTAAATCAATTTTTCGATAAATCAGCTTAAATTTTTTTACTAATTTTGAAAATAGTGGGCATTGCCCACTCCATAAATCAAAAAAATACTACTTTTTCATGATTTCTAAATCTGTTCATCCGTTATCTCGTTTAGTCAAATATTCCCACAAATATCAGACTTCTATTTATCAAGCGGTAACTTGTTCTATTCTAAATAAGTTATTTGATTTAGCTCCTCCTGTATTAATTGGTGCGGCAGTAGATGTGGTGGTAAATCGTCAAGATTCTGTTATTGCTAAGTTTGGGGGAGTTGACACTGTTTTTGGACAATTATTAGTTTTAACGGCTTATTCAGGGGTTATTTGGGGTTTAGAATCAATTTTTGAGTACGCATACCAACGTTTATGGCGTAATCTTGCCCAAAATATACAGCATGATTTACGCCTGGATGCTTATCGTCATATTCAAGATTTAGAGTTAGAGTATTTTGAAAATAGAAGCACTGGAAGACTTTTAGCCATTCTTAATGATGATATTAACCAATTAGAACGGTTTTTGGATGTTGGTGCTAATGATATTTTACAGATTGTTACCACTGTAATTGTTATTAGTGCCACTTTTTTCGTCTTAACTCCTAACACTGCATGGATGACTATTATTCCTATTCCTATTATTATCTGGGGTGCGATCGCATTTCAAAAATTTCTTGCTCCTCGTTATATGGATGTTAGGGAAAAAGTAAGTGTGCTTAATAGTCGTCTAGCGAATAATTTGACTGGTATTACTACCATAAAAAGTTTTACCACAGAACACTATGAAATAGATCGAATCCGTAAAGATAGTGAAGCCTACTTAAGGAGTAATCAAAAAGCAATTACCTTAAGTGCGGCATTTATTCCCTTAATTCGAGTGGTAATTTTAGCCGGATTCGTGGGAATTTTACTCTATGGTGGTTTGGAAGTTGAAAAAGGTAACTTAGCGGTGGGTACTTATAGCGTATTAGTATTCATGACTCAAAGACTACTTTGGCCTTTAACGGGATTAGGACAAACCCTTGATTTATATCAACGGGCAATGGCTTCCACTTCAAGAGTGATGGATGTTTTAGATACTCCTATGACGATTCATTCAGGAGATTTACCTTTACCTCTAAACGGTGTCAAAGGTGAAATTCAATTTAATAATATTACGTTTGCTTACAACGAAAGAGACCCCGTCTTAGAAAATTTTAACTTGATGATTCCTGCCACTTCAACAATTGCTATCGTCGGCTCGACAGGTTCAGGAAAAAGTACTATAGTTAAGTTATTGTTGCGGTTTTACGAAATTCAATCAGGTAATATAACTCTTGATGGCATCAATCTTAAAGATATTGTATTGTATGATTTACGTCGTGCCATTGGTTTAGTCAGTCAAGATGTGTTTTTGTTTCATGGCAGTGTGAGAGAGAATATTGCTTATGGTAGCCCGAATGCCACAGAAGAAGATATTATTAAAGCGGCACAAATAGCAGAAGCTCACGAATTTATTATTGAATTGCCTCAAGATTATGATACGATCGTGGGTGAAAGAGGACAGAAATTATCAGGAGGACAAAGACAAAGATTATCTATTGCAAGGGCAATTTTGAAAAATCCCCCTATCCTAATTCTTGACGAGGCAACTTCAGCAGTAGATAATGAGACGGAAGCTGCGATCGCAAAATCTTTAGAACATATTACACAGAATCGTACTACGATAATGATAGCCCATCGACTTTCCACCATTCGTCATGCAGACTGTATTTATGTGCTGGAAAAAGGAAAAATTGTTGAGCAAGGAAAACATGAGGAGTTGATAGAAAAACAGGGAATTTATGAAAGTTTATGGAGAGTACAAACAGGAAATATTCATTTAAAATAAAAATTTGTAATATTTAGATCTTGCACCTCTATTACCTCAGTTCGACATAAAAGTTTTGATTAAGGTAGGAGACAGGAGATAAGAAATAGTAGTAATAATTGATTGTAAAACTACTAAAATTGATTTTTCTAGTTTTGTTTCATTAGTATTGTCCCATTATTGTAAACCTGACAAATATGCACATCCCCTTGTATTTAATTATTATTAACTTTAATTTATGTATTTTTTATGAATAATCAGAGGGATTTTTTTCTTTAAAAATGCTTTAATAGTTAACTTTTGATACATAGAAAATATTAAATATTTCCTCTATTTTACTCAATTATTAACGGATCTGCATCAATTACTAAAGATACAGAATTATGA from Geminocystis sp. NIES-3709 encodes the following:
- a CDS encoding ABC transporter ATP-binding protein, coding for MISKSVHPLSRLVKYSHKYQTSIYQAVTCSILNKLFDLAPPVLIGAAVDVVVNRQDSVIAKFGGVDTVFGQLLVLTAYSGVIWGLESIFEYAYQRLWRNLAQNIQHDLRLDAYRHIQDLELEYFENRSTGRLLAILNDDINQLERFLDVGANDILQIVTTVIVISATFFVLTPNTAWMTIIPIPIIIWGAIAFQKFLAPRYMDVREKVSVLNSRLANNLTGITTIKSFTTEHYEIDRIRKDSEAYLRSNQKAITLSAAFIPLIRVVILAGFVGILLYGGLEVEKGNLAVGTYSVLVFMTQRLLWPLTGLGQTLDLYQRAMASTSRVMDVLDTPMTIHSGDLPLPLNGVKGEIQFNNITFAYNERDPVLENFNLMIPATSTIAIVGSTGSGKSTIVKLLLRFYEIQSGNITLDGINLKDIVLYDLRRAIGLVSQDVFLFHGSVRENIAYGSPNATEEDIIKAAQIAEAHEFIIELPQDYDTIVGERGQKLSGGQRQRLSIARAILKNPPILILDEATSAVDNETEAAIAKSLEHITQNRTTIMIAHRLSTIRHADCIYVLEKGKIVEQGKHEELIEKQGIYESLWRVQTGNIHLK